From the genome of Sediminibacter sp. Hel_I_10:
CCATTAAATTATCGGAAGGTGTTTTAACTTTTGAGAATGATCAATTGACAGGAGGAAATTTCATTATGGATATGACTTCAATCAACGTTACAGATCTAGAAGCTGGAGGCGGTAAAGAAAAATTAGAAGGTCATTTAAAATCAGATGATTTCTTCGGTACAGCCAATCATGAAACAGCAACCTTTACAATTACCAACGTTAAAGGCAAGAATGGAGCCTATGAGGTTACTGGCGATTTAACTATTAAGGAAACTACGCTTCCACATACTTTTAAAATGATGGTGAATGACGATTCAGCCACTGCTCAAATCAAAATTGACAGAACTAAATATGACATTAGATATGGTTCTGCTAGCTTCTTTGATGATTTAAAGGACAAAGCAATCTATGATGAATTTGATCTAAATGTAAACCTCAAATTCTAATTCTTTTAAAGGAGTTAATAGCTGCATTTAGAAAAAAAGATTCCCGTTATGGCGGGAATTTTTTTGTTAAAATATGTTTGATAACCAATTAATCATTTCTATCTTTGACTTTTAAGATAAAAAAAATGCAAAAACAATTAAATCATACTTGGTGGTGGTCAAAACGAAAGTCATTTCTCGTGAACTAAACCTATACCGTATATTTAAAAAATATAAATAAAAAGGCTTGTCATTCACGACAAGCCTTTTTTGTTTTAATCGGTTGCGCTTAGAGACAGCTATAACCTCTAAAAACAAAAATAAACCAACCATTACAACGCTATTGACGTTTTTTAAAATGAAGACTTAATAGCAGCACATTGAATTTAAACGAAACATGAAAACATTCAGTCTATATACCCACTATAAAAAAATACTTGCAGATACCATTACTCCCGTAAGTATTTATCTTAAGATAAGAGACAAGTATCCCAATAGCATCCTTTTGG
Proteins encoded in this window:
- a CDS encoding YceI family protein, which produces MNTTTLKTAALFLVTIALVSFGSISEKKVNVKDSNITWKGYKVTGSHEGTIKLSEGVLTFENDQLTGGNFIMDMTSINVTDLEAGGGKEKLEGHLKSDDFFGTANHETATFTITNVKGKNGAYEVTGDLTIKETTLPHTFKMMVNDDSATAQIKIDRTKYDIRYGSASFFDDLKDKAIYDEFDLNVNLKF